In one window of Phyllopteryx taeniolatus isolate TA_2022b chromosome 23, UOR_Ptae_1.2, whole genome shotgun sequence DNA:
- the aadat gene encoding kynurenine/alpha-aminoadipate aminotransferase, mitochondrial gives MNYSRFLTAVSAARKPSPIRMLTELQQRSPPSLISLAGGAPNPDTFPFESAVIKVKNGPAVSFDEAAMKRALQYSASNGIPELLVWMKNLQKDLHDPPTAVYSPEKGQMDVCVTTGSQEGLCKVFEMLVSPGDDVLLDSPTYPGTLAALRPLGCNIVNVPSDQHGIIPAGLEEVLSRWNRSDVLRPKVLYTVPNGGNPTGASMTAQRKKEVYELARLYDMLIIEDDPYYFLQFDEPWAPTFLSMDEDGRVIRTDSFSKILSSGLRIGFVTGPKPLVERVVLHIQASTMHTSTFTQLMVSQLLHSWGQDGFLRHTYGVIQFYRKQRDAMIKSANKWLTGVAKWHAPSAGMFLWIELTGVRDTQKLIMEKALEEEVLLVPGGVFMINSGEPCPFVRAAFSLSTPEQIDEAFRRLASLIREAL, from the exons ATGAATTACTCTCGATTCCTCACGGCTGTGAGTGCCGCGAGGAAGCCGTCGCCCATCAGGATGTTGA CCGAGCTGCAGCAGCGCTCTCCCCCGTCGCTGATTTCACTGGCCGGAGGGGCGCCCAACCCCGACACGTTCCCCTTCGAGTCGGCCGTCATCAAGGTCAAGAATGGCCCGGCGGTCTCCTTCGATGAGGCAGCCATGAAAAGGGCCCTCCAGTACTCCGCCTCCAACGG AATCCCCGAGCTGCTGGTGTGGATGAAGAACCTGCAGAAGGACCTCCACGACCCACCGACGGCTGTCTACAGTCCGGAGAAGGGAcagatggatgtgtgtgtgaccACAGGGAGCCAGGAGGGACTCTGCAAG GTCTTTGAGATGCTAGTCAGCCCAGGAGATGACGTCCTGCTGGACTCACCCACCTACCCCGGAACGCTGGCGGCG CTCCGGCCGCTGGGTTGCAACATCGTCAACGTCCCGAGCGATCAGCACGGCATTATACCGGCGGGCCTCGAGGAGGTCTTGTCCCGCTGGAACCGGTCAGACGTCCTCAGGCCCAAGGTCCTCTACACCGTTCCTAATGGGGGGAACCCCACTGGAGCGTCCATGACCGCACAGAGGAAGAAGGAAGTCTACGAG CTGGCAAGACTGTACGACATGCTCATCATCGAGGACGACCCCTACTACTTCCTGCAGTTCGACGAGCCTTGGGCGCCGACCTTTCTCTCCATGGACGAAGATGGGCGCGTCATCAGAACGGACTCCTTCTCCAAGATTCTGTCTTCGGG CTTGAGGATTGGCTTCGTGACGGGGCCCAAGCCACTGGTGGAGCGGGTGGTGCTGCACATCCAGGCCTCCACCATGCACACCAGCACCTTCACGCAG CTGATGGTGTCACAACTCCTGCACAGCTGGGGCCAAGATGGCTTTCTCCGCCACACGTACGG GGTGATCCAGTTCTACAGAAAACAGCGGGACGCGATGATTAAGTCCGCTAACAAGTGGCTCACAG GTGTGGCCAAGTGGCACGCCCCCTCGGCGGGGATGTTTCTGTGGATTGAGCTGACGGGCGTGCGTGACACCCAGAAGCTCATCATGGAGAAGGCCTTGGAGGAGGAG GTGCTGCTGGTTCCAGGAGGTGTGTTCATGATCAACAGCGGCGAGCCATGTCCTTTTGTCAGGGCGGCATTTTCGCTGTCGACGCCTGAACAGATTGACGAA GCTTTCAGACGCCTTGCAAGCCTCATCCGAGAGGCCCTGTGA